In a genomic window of Oreochromis aureus strain Israel breed Guangdong linkage group 13, ZZ_aureus, whole genome shotgun sequence:
- the LOC116335134 gene encoding ankyrin repeat domain-containing protein 2, with protein MPRLSVEMQVIEPVDTAEFMNAASECKLDIIDRYLADGGNPNAHDELKRTALHRACLEGHAPVVQMLLGKGADINLKDQLGSRAIHWACRGGNLTVVEVLKSHGADLNVRDKLHSTPLHVATRTGHTSIVEYLLSCGALINSRDREGDTALHDAVRLNRYKIVKLLIVAGADTKIKNHEGLTAVQQVKQWQFDIVETLQRLEKLRKVGVLSPANNSGEE; from the exons ATGCCCAGGCTGTCTGTGGAAATGCAAGTG ATAGAGCCTGTGGATACTGCAGAATTCATGAACGCAGCCAGTGAGTGCAAACTGGATATCATAGACAGGTATCTGGCAGATGGTGGGAACCCAAACGCCCACGATGAG CTGAAGAGGACAGCACTCCACCGCGCCTGCCTGGAAGGACATGCTCCAGTTGTCCAAATGCTTTTAGGAAAAGGAGCTGATATCAACTTAAAAGATCAA CTGGGCTCTAGGGCCATACACTGGGCCTGCAGAGGGGGAAACCTGACGGTAGTCGAAGTCCTGAAGAGCCACGGGGCTGATCTTAATGTTAGAGATAag TtgcatagcacacctctgcatGTTGCCACGAGAACAGGCCACACCTCTATTGTGGAATACCTGCTGTCTTGTGGGGCCTTAATCAACTCCAGGGACAGG GAAGGTGACACAGCCCTGCACGATGCAGTGCGTCTGAACAGATACAAGATAGTGAAGCTGCTCATAGTTGCTGGAGctgacacaaaaataaaaaatcat GAAGGACTGACAGCAGTGCAGCAGGTAAAACAATGGCAGTTTGACATCGTGGAGACCCTGCAGAGGCTCGAGAAACTGAGGAAGGTGGGAGTACTGTCGCCTGCTAACAACTCAGGGGAGGAGTGA